In Lacibacter sp. H375, one DNA window encodes the following:
- a CDS encoding DUF4142 domain-containing protein, translating into MKQKIIALLLGFAILMSCNMDENKDNDDSVEKADAANEQLHDTSLTATSQVVDEKSTDFLVRAANSSMTELEMTRIATQQASMHQVKDFATQLGKEHSNLNAEIKSLAGKKNITLPTAISTEAQKDVDDLAKKEDKKNFDKSFVNEMIDRQKECIRLYEEASKDATDIDVKTFANNSLVKLRVRLDSAQAFKKRHW; encoded by the coding sequence ATGAAACAAAAAATAATCGCATTGCTCCTGGGTTTTGCCATACTTATGTCCTGCAATATGGACGAGAATAAAGACAACGATGACAGCGTTGAAAAGGCAGATGCAGCAAATGAACAGTTGCACGACACATCCTTAACTGCAACCAGCCAGGTTGTTGATGAAAAAAGTACTGACTTTCTTGTGCGTGCTGCAAATTCATCAATGACCGAACTTGAGATGACCCGCATTGCCACACAGCAGGCATCGATGCATCAAGTAAAAGATTTTGCAACCCAATTGGGTAAGGAGCACAGCAATCTGAACGCCGAGATCAAGTCCCTGGCCGGCAAAAAGAATATCACCTTACCAACTGCAATTTCAACAGAAGCACAAAAAGATGTTGATGACCTTGCAAAAAAAGAAGACAAAAAAAATTTCGACAAATCATTTGTGAATGAAATGATCGATCGCCAGAAAGAATGTATTCGTTTGTATGAAGAGGCATCAAAAGATGCAACAGATATTGATGTAAAAACTTTTGCAAATAACTCATTGGTAAAGTTGCGTGTACGATTAGATTCAGCGCAGGCATTTAAGAAAAGACATTGGTAA
- a CDS encoding YciE/YciF ferroxidase family protein, translating into MSTTTKNAAATEEASGTPYLEKFFINQLKDMYYAEQQLVKALGEMQKATTTEELEDAFEHHLKQTERHMKRLERVFKIIGATAGTKKCEAIDGLINEARSIISETKEGTATRDAALIVAAQKIEHYEIATYGSLVQLALTMDLDRAADVLEKTLQEEEETDQELTMIAESFINVKAEQEQPYSWQQKKEMAVA; encoded by the coding sequence ATGTCAACAACAACAAAGAACGCTGCTGCAACAGAAGAGGCGTCTGGTACGCCCTACCTCGAGAAGTTTTTTATCAATCAGTTAAAGGATATGTATTATGCCGAACAACAATTGGTAAAGGCTTTGGGGGAAATGCAGAAAGCGACAACAACCGAAGAATTGGAAGATGCATTTGAGCATCATCTGAAACAGACTGAACGGCATATGAAACGTCTGGAGAGAGTGTTCAAGATTATCGGCGCAACAGCAGGCACTAAAAAGTGTGAAGCTATTGATGGGCTCATTAACGAAGCACGTTCAATAATTAGTGAAACAAAAGAAGGAACTGCCACGAGAGATGCTGCCTTGATAGTTGCAGCGCAGAAAATAGAACACTATGAGATCGCAACATATGGAAGCCTTGTTCAGTTAGCACTTACAATGGATCTGGATCGTGCTGCAGACGTTCTTGAAAAAACACTGCAGGAAGAAGAAGAAACGGATCAGGAATTAACGATGATTGCCGAATCTTTTATAAATGTAAAAGCCGAGCAGGAACAACCCTACTCATGGCAACAAAAAAAGGAAATGGCAGTTGCTTGA